The following proteins come from a genomic window of Sphaerisporangium rubeum:
- a CDS encoding histone-like nucleoid-structuring protein Lsr2, translated as MATQIQKILIDDLDGGEASETVTFAIDGTSYEIDLSGDNAKKLRDALSQFVSSARRAESAPARGRRRGAGQRPSREKSSEIRAWAKAHGISVSERGRIASSVVEKYEAAH; from the coding sequence ATGGCCACGCAGATCCAGAAGATACTCATCGACGACCTCGATGGTGGCGAGGCCAGTGAGACTGTCACCTTCGCGATTGATGGCACCTCTTACGAGATTGACCTGAGCGGCGATAACGCCAAGAAGCTCCGCGACGCACTGTCTCAATTCGTCTCCAGCGCACGCAGAGCCGAGAGCGCACCCGCCCGCGGCCGCAGGCGGGGAGCGGGCCAGCGTCCGTCACGGGAAAAGAGCTCGGAGATCAGGGCCTGGGCGAAGGCCCACGGCATCTCGGTCAGCGAGCGGGGTCGCATTGCCTCTTCTGTCGTGGAGAAGTACGAAGCGGCGCACTGA
- a CDS encoding RDD family protein has translation MTAEPPPGNGPYGHPQQPDPQYGQQYGQQQYGQPQQGQQYGQPQYGQQQGQPQYGQQQGQSYQQYGQPQDPQYGGAQGYGAPQQGYGQPAYGEHGHQQGYGMDPAGAPALWWERWVARFLDGLIFSVVYGILNSIFFSMFGPSVADILADPSLASGSVILPALLAGVIAFGAYAAYDYVLHSKDGQTLGKKVMKIRLVSAAGGALDSGAVLKRSAIFPGAMVLYGIPVVGWLSSIFVLVLAILILVDKPRHQGPHDKIAGTVVVKAAR, from the coding sequence ATGACGGCGGAACCACCCCCCGGAAACGGCCCCTACGGGCACCCCCAGCAGCCCGACCCGCAGTACGGCCAGCAGTACGGTCAGCAGCAGTACGGTCAGCCCCAGCAGGGCCAGCAGTACGGCCAGCCCCAGTACGGGCAGCAGCAGGGTCAGCCCCAGTACGGGCAGCAGCAGGGCCAGTCCTACCAGCAGTACGGTCAGCCGCAGGACCCGCAGTACGGCGGCGCGCAGGGGTACGGCGCTCCGCAGCAGGGCTACGGCCAGCCCGCGTACGGCGAGCACGGCCACCAGCAGGGCTACGGGATGGATCCCGCAGGTGCGCCTGCGCTCTGGTGGGAGCGCTGGGTGGCGCGTTTCCTCGACGGCCTGATCTTCAGCGTCGTCTACGGGATCTTGAATTCCATCTTCTTCTCCATGTTCGGGCCCTCGGTCGCCGATATCCTGGCCGACCCCTCGCTGGCCTCTGGATCGGTCATCCTGCCGGCGCTGCTCGCCGGCGTCATCGCGTTCGGCGCGTATGCCGCCTACGACTATGTCCTTCATTCCAAGGACGGGCAGACGCTCGGTAAGAAGGTCATGAAGATCCGCCTGGTGTCGGCGGCGGGTGGCGCGCTTGATTCGGGTGCCGTCTTGAAGCGGTCGGCTATCTTCCCGGGTGCGATGGTCCTCTACGGCATTCCTGTCGTCGGATGGCTGTCCTCCATCTTCGTGCTCGTGCTGGCGATCCTAATCCTCGTGGACAAGCCCAGGCATCAGGGCCCGCACGACAAGATCGCCGGGACGGTTGTCGTCAAGGCGGCCCGCTGA
- a CDS encoding RDD family protein, producing the protein MSTGQPPYPRDEPDDHASSGPPQYGQPAERPMDPEVTVVHRPQQTSQNSYPQQQSYGQQDPYGQQSGSGAYGQGYPQQSQQGQQYGQQQSYGQQQGYGQQGYSQQGYGQQQGYGQQESYGQQEAQAAYGQQQYGAQGYGQQGQQQGQQGYGQAQPGQQYGQQGYDQSGYPQQQYGQQAQQGYGQQYGQQQQYGDQQYGQQAQQGYGQQYGQQQGYGQQQYGQPQYGQQEQQAAYGQQQYGAQGYGQQQGYGQPAYPQAYGPAGQAPPGVPAPLAEWWQRLVARLIDGLILAVPTVILTFILLAVLVTQPSFDLSTGQVTEGSGLFLYELVLAVLVTAVYFVYDFFLHKSRGQTVGKMAMGIKVITLGGSLDGGLPGDAAIKRSGVIFGPQLLRWIPFANVVIGIFGLVNVLWQFWDKPYQQCLHDKAAKTVVVKIR; encoded by the coding sequence GTGAGCACCGGACAGCCGCCGTACCCACGTGACGAACCGGACGACCACGCGTCGTCCGGACCTCCGCAGTATGGACAGCCCGCCGAGCGTCCTATGGACCCGGAGGTCACAGTCGTCCACCGCCCCCAGCAGACGTCGCAGAACAGCTACCCCCAGCAGCAGTCCTACGGCCAGCAGGACCCGTACGGCCAGCAGAGCGGGTCGGGAGCGTACGGGCAGGGATATCCCCAGCAGAGTCAGCAGGGACAGCAGTACGGCCAGCAGCAGAGCTACGGCCAGCAGCAGGGTTACGGCCAGCAGGGCTACAGCCAGCAGGGCTACGGCCAGCAGCAGGGCTATGGTCAGCAGGAGAGCTACGGCCAGCAGGAGGCGCAGGCCGCCTACGGGCAGCAACAGTACGGCGCGCAGGGCTACGGCCAGCAGGGCCAGCAGCAGGGCCAGCAGGGCTACGGTCAGGCTCAGCCGGGCCAGCAGTACGGCCAGCAGGGGTACGACCAGAGCGGCTACCCGCAGCAGCAGTACGGCCAGCAGGCCCAGCAGGGCTACGGCCAGCAGTACGGCCAGCAACAGCAGTACGGCGACCAGCAGTACGGCCAGCAGGCCCAGCAGGGCTACGGCCAGCAGTACGGCCAGCAGCAGGGGTACGGCCAGCAGCAGTACGGCCAGCCTCAGTACGGTCAGCAGGAGCAGCAGGCCGCCTACGGCCAGCAGCAGTACGGCGCGCAGGGCTACGGTCAGCAGCAGGGCTACGGCCAGCCGGCCTATCCCCAGGCCTACGGCCCGGCGGGTCAGGCCCCGCCTGGTGTGCCGGCGCCGCTCGCCGAGTGGTGGCAGCGCCTGGTGGCGCGGCTGATCGACGGCCTCATCCTCGCGGTCCCCACGGTCATCCTCACCTTCATCCTCCTGGCCGTGCTGGTGACGCAGCCGAGCTTCGACCTGTCGACGGGACAGGTCACCGAAGGCAGCGGCCTGTTCCTCTACGAACTCGTGCTCGCGGTCCTGGTGACGGCCGTCTACTTCGTCTACGACTTCTTCCTGCACAAGAGCCGGGGGCAGACGGTCGGCAAGATGGCGATGGGCATCAAGGTCATCACGCTCGGCGGTTCCCTCGACGGCGGGCTGCCGGGTGACGCGGCGATCAAGCGGTCCGGCGTCATCTTCGGTCCGCAGTTGCTGCGCTGGATCCCGTTCGCCAACGTCGTGATCGGCATCTTCGGGCTGGTGAACGTGCTGTGGCAGTTCTGGGACAAGCCGTACCAGCAGTGTCTGCACGACAAGGCCGCGAAGACCGTGGTCGTCAAGATCAGGTAG
- a CDS encoding amino-acid N-acetyltransferase produces MEQVMASVPPGSELAVRRARATDVRAIGRLVASYSGDGPRLLRKATVTLYEDVQEFWVAERDGEVVGCGALHVLWEDLAEIRTVAVDTRHRGRGIGHRIVAALLATARELGLRRVFCLTFEVEFFARHGFTEIQGTPVSPEVYAELLDSYDEGVAEFLDLEHVKPNTLGNTRMLLHLSPPS; encoded by the coding sequence ATGGAGCAGGTCATGGCGTCCGTGCCACCTGGGAGCGAACTGGCCGTCCGGCGTGCCCGCGCGACGGACGTCCGGGCCATCGGCCGGCTGGTCGCGTCCTATTCCGGCGACGGGCCGCGACTGCTGCGCAAGGCGACGGTGACGCTGTACGAAGACGTCCAGGAGTTCTGGGTCGCCGAGCGGGACGGCGAGGTGGTCGGCTGCGGGGCCCTGCACGTGCTCTGGGAGGACCTCGCCGAGATCCGCACGGTGGCGGTGGACACGCGGCACAGAGGGCGGGGCATCGGGCACCGCATCGTGGCCGCGCTGCTCGCCACCGCGAGAGAGCTCGGGCTGCGCCGGGTCTTCTGCCTCACCTTCGAGGTGGAGTTCTTCGCACGGCACGGATTCACGGAGATTCAGGGCACACCCGTGTCACCTGAGGTGTACGCGGAGTTGCTGGACTCCTACGATGAGGGTGTCGCGGAGTTCCTCGATCTGGAGCACGTGAAACCGAACACTCTGGGCAACACCCGCATGCTCCTCCATCTCTCACCCCCATCCTGA
- a CDS encoding NlpC/P60 family protein has translation MHAGRTPGKNTGRHVRPRGHRPRSGTAPSKAMAALAAGAARTRLSRRVAMLTAVLMALTFGTPLMSASAEPKPSLNELKKQVERLYEDIEALTEQYNGQKERLKQAQRSAKLAKQTLDKSQADLEEKRQKAGVYAQDAYMTGGIGSSLALAMSGDPDGYLNRAATTYALQLQQGEEVSLITKAMDSAERARESAKAREAEVKKLVGELDAKRDKIRGLVGRTESSLFRQARAQVAGYGRATRVAIPIPGDGKAAEAVRWALTQQLKPYVWGAEGPNSFDCSGLVMWAYQKVGISLPHYTGDQWTAGTHVSREDMRPGDLVFFYNDLHHVGIYIGGGMMVHAPRTGDVVRVAPIGNRPFAGAVRIAD, from the coding sequence GTGCACGCTGGGCGCACGCCTGGGAAGAACACGGGCCGGCACGTCCGTCCCCGCGGCCACCGGCCGCGGTCCGGCACGGCTCCGTCGAAGGCGATGGCCGCCTTGGCGGCCGGAGCGGCCCGCACGCGGCTGTCCCGCCGCGTCGCCATGCTCACCGCCGTCCTGATGGCCCTGACGTTCGGCACGCCGCTGATGTCGGCGAGCGCCGAACCGAAGCCGAGCCTGAACGAGCTCAAGAAGCAGGTCGAACGCCTCTACGAGGACATCGAGGCGCTGACCGAGCAGTACAACGGCCAGAAGGAGCGCCTCAAGCAGGCACAGCGGTCGGCGAAGCTCGCCAAGCAGACGCTGGACAAGAGCCAGGCCGACCTGGAGGAGAAGCGCCAGAAGGCCGGCGTCTACGCTCAGGACGCCTACATGACCGGCGGCATCGGCTCCTCACTGGCCCTGGCGATGTCCGGCGACCCCGACGGCTACCTCAACCGCGCGGCCACGACCTACGCTCTGCAGCTCCAGCAGGGCGAGGAGGTCTCGCTGATCACCAAGGCGATGGACAGCGCGGAGCGCGCGCGGGAGAGCGCCAAGGCCCGCGAGGCGGAGGTCAAGAAGCTCGTCGGCGAGCTCGACGCCAAGCGCGACAAGATCCGCGGCCTGGTGGGCCGCACCGAGAGCAGCCTGTTCCGCCAGGCCCGCGCGCAGGTCGCCGGCTACGGCAGGGCCACCAGAGTGGCCATCCCGATCCCCGGGGACGGCAAGGCGGCCGAGGCCGTCAGGTGGGCCCTCACGCAGCAGCTCAAGCCGTACGTGTGGGGTGCCGAGGGGCCCAACTCCTTCGACTGCTCCGGCCTGGTGATGTGGGCCTACCAGAAGGTCGGCATCAGCCTTCCGCACTACACCGGCGACCAGTGGACCGCCGGCACCCACGTGTCCCGTGAGGACATGCGTCCGGGTGACCTGGTGTTCTTCTACAACGACCTGCACCACGTGGGCATCTACATCGGCGGCGGCATGATGGTGCACGCACCGCGCACCGGTGACGTGGTGCGCGTGGCGCCGATCGGCAACCGGCCGTTCGCGGGAGCCGTGCGCATCGCCGACTGA
- a CDS encoding LuxR C-terminal-related transcriptional regulator, protein MGLTDDDLLLLAELAKGVTVDRVGRRLDVSGRTVRRRLRGICDRIGVATAIEAVAWAARRRLI, encoded by the coding sequence GTGGGACTGACCGACGATGATCTTTTGCTGCTCGCCGAACTGGCCAAAGGGGTCACCGTCGACCGGGTCGGCAGGCGGCTCGACGTGAGCGGCCGCACCGTGCGCCGGCGCCTGCGCGGCATCTGCGACCGCATCGGCGTGGCCACCGCGATCGAAGCGGTGGCCTGGGCCGCCAGACGCCGGCTGATCTGA
- a CDS encoding type III pantothenate kinase, producing MLLTIDVGNTHTMLGLFEGEEVIEHWRLATDARRTADEIAVVLQGLLGQSPLLKDADISGIALCSTVPSVLNEMREMCRRYYGDVTAVIVEPGVRTGVPVRMDNPKEVGSDRIVNALAAVTLYGGPCVIVDFGTATSFDAVSAKGEYVGAVTAPGIEISVDALAAAGAQLHKVELVRPRSVIAKNTVEALQAGIIYGFAGQVDGIVERIAPELAADPDDVTVVATGTLASLVVNEARSIDVHEPWLTLIGLRLIYNRNVG from the coding sequence ATGCTGCTCACGATCGACGTCGGCAACACCCACACGATGCTCGGCCTCTTCGAAGGGGAAGAGGTCATCGAGCACTGGCGCCTCGCGACCGACGCGCGGCGCACCGCCGACGAGATCGCGGTGGTACTCCAGGGCCTGCTCGGCCAGAGCCCTCTGCTGAAGGACGCCGACATCAGCGGCATCGCGCTGTGCTCCACGGTGCCGTCGGTGCTCAACGAGATGCGGGAGATGTGCCGCAGGTACTACGGCGACGTGACCGCCGTCATCGTGGAGCCCGGGGTCCGCACCGGTGTGCCGGTGCGCATGGACAACCCCAAGGAGGTCGGCAGCGACCGCATCGTCAACGCGCTGGCCGCGGTCACCCTGTACGGCGGGCCGTGCGTGATCGTCGACTTCGGCACGGCGACGTCGTTCGACGCGGTCTCGGCCAAGGGTGAGTACGTCGGTGCGGTCACCGCGCCTGGCATCGAGATCTCGGTGGACGCGCTCGCGGCGGCCGGCGCGCAATTGCACAAGGTCGAGCTGGTCCGTCCGCGCTCGGTGATCGCCAAGAACACCGTCGAGGCCCTGCAGGCCGGCATCATCTACGGCTTCGCGGGCCAGGTGGACGGCATCGTGGAACGCATCGCCCCGGAGCTCGCCGCCGACCCCGACGACGTGACGGTGGTCGCCACCGGCACGCTCGCCTCGCTGGTGGTGAACGAGGCGCGGTCGATCGACGTGCACGAGCCGTGGCTGACGCTCATCGGGTTGCGGCTCATCTACAACCGCAACGTGGGCTGA
- a CDS encoding L-aspartate oxidase has product MTYPPLPRRLTAPEPGWTVHADLVVVGSGVAGLTVALRYAQLAPRARVLVVTKDVLSAGSTRWAQGGIAAVLDPADSAAEHIRDTLTAGAGLCDADAVRLLVTEGPAALRRLIDSGARFDREPGGGLQLGREGGHRRDRIVHAGGDATGAEVQRALVAAVRAAEPAGPGVPGIEVIEHALVLDLLKDAAGAACGVTLHVMGEGARDGVGAVRASAVVLATGGMGQVYAATTNPLVSTGDGVALALRAGAVVSDLEFVQFHPTVLWLGGDSTGQQPLISEAVRGEGAVLIDAGGERFMTGVHELADLAPRDVVAKAIMRRMLETGADHVHLDARHFGEEKWRTRFPTIHAICLEHGIDPVREPIPVAPAAHYASGGVRTGLDGRTAVPGLYACGEVACTGVHGANRLASNSLLEGLVFAERIATSLAAGPPRPGEPVDDGRATGLADPRVRPRLQARMSAGAGVLRGGRSLRDVRQALLDARWTPVAVQPCTEAWETTNLLTVATALVTAAAAREETRGSHWREDFPGPDDTWWLGHLDLSLTEEGLTMTYRRHDEDRTAALPSHVEAELLDAGLDPAAVVSLVDAAIAEDVGQEGDVTTVATIPPGQNATGEVVARRDGVVAGLPVAEAAFARLSGGRLTVKARAKDGERVAAGDVLMTVTGPVRDLLTAERTVLNLLTHLSGIATETGRWVRAVEGTGARVRDSRKTIPGLRALAKYAVRCGGGANHRMSLSDAALIKDNHVVAAGGVAEAFRAVRRAFPGLPIEVEVDRLDQIEPLLAEGAEEILLDNFAVDDLARAVRLVGGRARLEASGGLTLAVAREVAATGVDYLAVGALTHSAPALDIALDLQGT; this is encoded by the coding sequence ATGACGTACCCGCCCCTCCCCCGGCGGCTCACCGCCCCCGAACCCGGCTGGACCGTCCACGCCGACCTCGTCGTCGTCGGCTCCGGCGTGGCCGGCCTCACCGTGGCCCTGCGGTACGCACAGCTCGCGCCGCGTGCCCGTGTCCTCGTCGTCACCAAGGACGTGTTGTCGGCCGGATCCACCCGCTGGGCCCAGGGTGGCATCGCCGCCGTGCTCGACCCCGCCGACTCGGCGGCCGAGCACATCCGCGACACGCTGACCGCGGGTGCGGGGCTGTGCGACGCCGATGCCGTACGCCTGCTGGTCACCGAGGGACCGGCCGCGTTGCGCCGCCTCATCGACAGCGGCGCGCGGTTCGACCGCGAGCCCGGCGGCGGGCTCCAGCTCGGCAGGGAGGGTGGCCACCGGCGCGACCGCATCGTGCACGCGGGTGGCGACGCCACGGGAGCCGAGGTGCAGCGCGCGCTCGTCGCCGCCGTTCGGGCCGCCGAGCCCGCGGGGCCGGGGGTTCCTGGCATCGAGGTGATCGAGCACGCGCTCGTTCTCGACCTGCTCAAGGACGCCGCAGGCGCCGCGTGCGGCGTCACCCTGCACGTGATGGGTGAGGGTGCGCGTGACGGCGTCGGCGCCGTGCGCGCGTCGGCCGTCGTGCTCGCCACCGGCGGCATGGGCCAGGTGTACGCGGCCACCACCAACCCGCTCGTGTCCACCGGGGACGGCGTGGCCCTCGCACTGCGCGCCGGTGCCGTCGTCAGCGACCTGGAGTTCGTGCAGTTCCACCCCACGGTGCTGTGGCTCGGCGGGGACTCCACCGGCCAGCAGCCGCTGATCTCCGAGGCGGTGCGCGGCGAGGGGGCCGTGCTGATCGACGCCGGCGGCGAGCGGTTCATGACCGGCGTGCACGAGCTCGCGGACCTCGCACCTCGCGACGTCGTGGCCAAGGCGATCATGCGCCGCATGCTGGAGACCGGCGCCGATCACGTCCACCTTGACGCCAGGCACTTCGGTGAGGAGAAGTGGCGCACCCGCTTCCCCACCATCCACGCCATCTGCCTGGAACACGGCATCGACCCGGTGCGCGAGCCCATTCCCGTGGCCCCCGCCGCGCACTACGCCAGCGGCGGCGTGCGCACCGGCCTCGACGGACGCACGGCCGTCCCCGGGCTGTACGCCTGCGGCGAGGTGGCCTGCACCGGCGTGCACGGCGCGAACCGGCTCGCGTCCAACTCGCTGCTCGAAGGCCTGGTCTTCGCCGAGCGCATCGCCACAAGCCTCGCGGCCGGTCCGCCGCGGCCCGGCGAGCCGGTGGACGACGGCCGCGCCACAGGACTCGCCGACCCGCGGGTCCGTCCCCGGCTCCAGGCCCGCATGAGCGCGGGTGCCGGGGTGCTGCGCGGCGGCCGGAGCCTGCGTGACGTACGCCAGGCCCTGCTCGACGCGCGCTGGACGCCGGTGGCCGTACAGCCGTGCACGGAGGCATGGGAGACCACCAACCTGCTCACCGTGGCCACGGCGCTCGTCACCGCCGCGGCGGCCCGTGAGGAGACCCGCGGCTCGCACTGGCGCGAGGACTTCCCCGGACCCGACGACACCTGGTGGCTCGGACACCTGGACCTGAGCCTGACCGAGGAGGGGCTGACCATGACCTACCGCCGCCACGACGAGGACCGCACCGCCGCTCTGCCGAGTCACGTCGAGGCCGAGCTCCTCGACGCCGGCCTGGACCCGGCGGCCGTCGTCTCGCTCGTGGACGCCGCGATCGCCGAGGACGTCGGCCAGGAAGGCGACGTGACCACCGTCGCCACCATCCCCCCCGGCCAGAACGCCACCGGCGAGGTGGTCGCGCGCAGGGACGGTGTCGTGGCCGGCCTGCCGGTCGCGGAGGCGGCCTTCGCCAGGCTCTCCGGCGGCCGGCTCACCGTCAAGGCCCGCGCCAAGGACGGCGAACGCGTGGCCGCGGGCGACGTGCTGATGACGGTGACCGGCCCGGTCCGCGACCTGCTGACCGCCGAGCGCACCGTGCTGAACCTGCTCACCCACCTGTCCGGCATCGCCACCGAGACCGGACGCTGGGTGCGGGCCGTCGAGGGCACGGGGGCCAGGGTCAGGGACAGCCGCAAGACGATCCCCGGCCTGCGGGCCCTCGCCAAGTACGCGGTCCGCTGCGGTGGTGGTGCCAATCACCGGATGTCGCTTTCGGACGCGGCCTTGATCAAGGACAATCACGTGGTGGCGGCCGGTGGGGTCGCCGAGGCGTTCCGCGCGGTCCGGCGGGCCTTTCCCGGCCTGCCGATCGAGGTGGAGGTCGACCGGCTCGACCAGATCGAGCCGTTGCTGGCCGAGGGGGCGGAGGAGATCCTGCTGGACAACTTCGCCGTCGACGATCTGGCGCGCGCCGTGCGCCTGGTCGGCGGTCGCGCGCGCCTGGAGGCCAGCGGCGGCCTCACCCTGGCCGTGGCGCGCGAGGTCGCCGCGACCGGCGTCGACTACCTCGCCGTCGGGGCCCTCACCCACTCGGCCCCGGCACTGGACATAGCTTTGGACCTCCAGGGGACTTGA
- the panC gene encoding pantoate--beta-alanine ligase: MDVIVAGNRAELAAARAALGVTGAAGADVVARPGVAPGTLALVPTMGALHEGHRSLIRLAREHADHVAVSVFVNPLQFGPAEDFSRYPRTMEADLAVCAAEGVSLVFAPAADEMYLPDRQVGVSAGAMGTVVEGSFRPGHFDGVLTVVLKLFNLVRPDVAVFGRKDAQQLALVRRMVADLDVPVTVVGGETVREPDGLALSSRNRYLSPADRVTALALSAALRAGAERETPEEILRAAQAVLDAAVAADPPLVLDYLVLADPATFSPVSDDHRGEVVLAVAARVGTTRLIDNVVLTLI, from the coding sequence GTGGACGTGATCGTCGCAGGGAACCGAGCCGAGCTGGCCGCGGCCCGTGCCGCGCTCGGGGTGACCGGCGCGGCCGGTGCTGACGTGGTGGCGAGGCCTGGTGTGGCGCCGGGGACATTGGCGCTGGTGCCGACGATGGGTGCGCTGCACGAGGGCCACCGGTCGCTGATCCGGCTGGCCCGTGAGCACGCCGATCACGTCGCGGTGAGCGTCTTCGTCAACCCGTTGCAGTTCGGCCCGGCCGAGGACTTCTCCCGCTACCCGCGCACGATGGAGGCCGACCTCGCGGTGTGCGCGGCCGAGGGGGTGAGCCTGGTGTTCGCACCCGCCGCGGACGAGATGTACCTGCCGGACCGGCAGGTCGGCGTGTCGGCCGGCGCCATGGGGACGGTCGTGGAGGGGTCCTTCCGTCCCGGCCACTTCGACGGTGTGCTCACCGTCGTGCTGAAGCTGTTCAACCTGGTGCGTCCCGACGTCGCGGTGTTCGGCCGCAAGGACGCGCAGCAGCTCGCGCTCGTCCGGCGCATGGTGGCCGACCTCGACGTCCCGGTGACCGTCGTCGGCGGCGAGACGGTCCGCGAGCCCGACGGTCTCGCGCTCTCCAGCCGCAACCGCTACCTGTCCCCGGCCGACCGCGTGACGGCTCTGGCCCTGTCCGCCGCGCTCCGCGCCGGCGCGGAGCGCGAGACCCCCGAGGAGATCCTGCGCGCGGCCCAGGCCGTCCTGGACGCCGCGGTGGCCGCCGATCCGCCTCTGGTGCTCGACTACCTCGTGCTGGCCGATCCGGCGACGTTCAGCCCCGTCTCCGATGACCACCGCGGCGAGGTCGTGCTCGCCGTCGCCGCCAGGGTCGGCACGACGCGTCTGATCGACAACGTGGTGCTGACGCTGATCTGA
- a CDS encoding Rossmann-like and DUF2520 domain-containing protein, whose product METSERPGRLAVGVLGAGRVGSALGTALAQAGHRVVAAAGVSDASRRRAEERLGVGMSRPDELIARADLVLLTVPDDVLPGLVAGLAAAGVDLRGKMLVHTSGAYGLGVLDPATAAGALPFALHPVMTFTGREDDLRRISGCSFGVTAPDPLRPVAEALVIEMGGEPVWVAEQDRATYHAALANAANHMVTLIAESQEILRGIGVEHPGRVLGPLLGAALDNALRLGIAGLTGPVVRGDAGTVRKHVDALMAVAPEAADAYVALARLTADRALAAGLLRPEAAERLLDALGGKPWT is encoded by the coding sequence ATGGAGACCAGCGAGCGTCCCGGCCGCCTCGCCGTCGGTGTGCTCGGCGCCGGACGGGTGGGTTCCGCGCTCGGCACGGCGCTCGCGCAGGCCGGCCACCGGGTCGTGGCCGCCGCCGGGGTCTCCGACGCCTCCCGCCGCCGCGCGGAGGAGCGGCTCGGGGTCGGCATGTCACGTCCCGACGAGCTGATCGCGCGCGCCGACCTTGTGCTCCTCACCGTCCCCGACGACGTCCTGCCGGGCCTCGTCGCCGGTCTGGCCGCCGCCGGGGTGGACCTGCGGGGCAAGATGCTCGTGCACACCAGCGGCGCGTACGGCCTCGGCGTGCTCGACCCCGCCACCGCCGCGGGTGCGCTGCCGTTCGCGCTGCACCCGGTGATGACCTTCACCGGCCGGGAGGACGATCTGCGCAGGATCAGCGGCTGCTCCTTCGGCGTGACCGCGCCTGACCCGCTGCGTCCGGTCGCCGAGGCCCTGGTCATCGAGATGGGTGGCGAGCCGGTGTGGGTCGCCGAGCAGGACCGCGCGACCTATCACGCGGCGCTGGCGAACGCGGCCAACCACATGGTGACGCTGATCGCCGAGTCGCAGGAGATCCTGCGCGGCATCGGCGTGGAGCACCCGGGCCGTGTGCTCGGCCCCCTGCTCGGCGCCGCGCTGGACAACGCGCTGCGCCTCGGCATCGCCGGCCTCACCGGCCCGGTCGTGCGCGGCGACGCCGGCACCGTACGCAAGCACGTGGACGCGCTCATGGCCGTCGCCCCGGAGGCCGCCGACGCCTACGTGGCGCTCGCCAGGCTCACCGCGGACCGGGCCCTCGCGGCCGGGCTGCTCAGACCGGAGGCCGCCGAGCGCCTCCTCGACGCGCTGGGAGGCAAACCGTGGACGTGA
- a CDS encoding SAM-dependent methyltransferase, translating to MWVTWREAMERALYGERGFYLRERPRGHFRTSVSASEVFAGAVLRLLGAVDAALGRPAALDLVDVGSGDGALVTRVLRTAEPSLAARLRVTAVDLAPPPPDADPAIKWAAEAPEHVTGLVIANEWLDNVPLDVAEQGPDGPRLVLVDPRTGAERLGDRPQERDLAWLDRWWPLPTAGRRAEIGRPRDEAWATVVGRLSRGLAVAVDYAHPVDDRPEFGTLTGYRAGAGVAPVPDGSCDITAHVALDACAAAGERAGAVSTTLTTQRHALRSLGITGARPSLGTVDADPAAYLRGLTRASREAELIDPAGLGGFGWLAQATCRSLAGWPPGATPAS from the coding sequence GTGTGGGTGACCTGGCGGGAGGCCATGGAGCGCGCGCTGTACGGCGAGCGTGGGTTCTATCTGAGGGAGCGGCCACGCGGTCACTTCCGCACGTCGGTGAGCGCGTCCGAGGTCTTCGCCGGCGCGGTGCTGCGGCTGCTCGGCGCCGTCGACGCCGCGCTCGGCCGGCCGGCCGCGCTGGACCTCGTGGACGTCGGCTCCGGGGACGGCGCGCTGGTGACGCGGGTGCTGCGGACGGCGGAGCCGTCGCTGGCGGCCCGCCTGCGGGTCACGGCCGTCGACCTCGCTCCGCCGCCGCCGGATGCGGACCCCGCGATCAAGTGGGCCGCCGAGGCGCCGGAGCACGTCACCGGCCTGGTGATCGCCAACGAGTGGCTGGACAACGTGCCGCTCGACGTCGCCGAGCAGGGACCGGACGGCCCGCGACTGGTGCTCGTCGACCCTCGCACCGGTGCGGAACGGCTCGGGGACCGGCCCCAGGAGCGGGACCTCGCATGGCTGGACCGGTGGTGGCCGCTGCCGACGGCCGGTCGGCGCGCGGAGATCGGCCGGCCGAGGGACGAGGCATGGGCCACGGTCGTCGGACGTCTCTCCCGAGGGCTGGCGGTGGCCGTGGATTACGCACACCCTGTGGACGACCGTCCGGAATTCGGCACCCTGACCGGATACCGGGCCGGGGCCGGGGTGGCCCCGGTACCCGACGGATCCTGCGACATCACCGCGCATGTCGCGCTGGACGCCTGCGCCGCCGCCGGGGAACGAGCAGGCGCGGTGTCCACCACCCTGACCACCCAGCGGCACGCGCTGCGCTCGCTCGGGATCACCGGGGCCCGGCCGTCCCTCGGCACGGTGGACGCCGACCCGGCCGCGTACCTGCGCGGACTCACCCGGGCCTCCCGTGAGGCGGAGCTGATCGACCCGGCAGGGCTCGGCGGCTTCGGCTGGCTCGCGCAGGCCACCTGCCGTTCACTGGCCGGGTGGCCCCCCGGAGCCACTCCGGCGTCCTAA